One genomic region from Terasakiella sp. SH-1 encodes:
- the ubiE gene encoding bifunctional demethylmenaquinone methyltransferase/2-methoxy-6-polyprenyl-1,4-benzoquinol methylase UbiE has translation MSDQDTTHFGFRTVAKDDKAKMVRGVFDSVASSYDIMNDLMSMGVHRLWKNSMVDWLNPQAGWNCIDVGGGTGDIAFRIQDKVAKRGGNCHVTVTDINHEMLKVGRGRSVDAHRLEGLSWLCGNAEKLPVPDNSMDCYTIAFCIRNVTDIPAALRDAHRILKPGGRFLCLEFSQVVMPILDKIYDLYSFKLLPEIGAVVAKDRDSYQYLAESIRKFPPQEQFAQMIREAGFEQVKYRNLTGGIAAIHSGWKI, from the coding sequence TTTTCGATAGTGTGGCCTCCAGCTATGACATAATGAATGACCTGATGAGCATGGGCGTTCACCGCCTGTGGAAAAACTCTATGGTCGACTGGCTTAACCCACAAGCAGGCTGGAACTGCATTGATGTGGGTGGCGGCACAGGCGATATCGCCTTTCGTATTCAGGATAAAGTCGCCAAACGCGGTGGTAATTGCCATGTCACAGTCACAGATATCAACCATGAAATGTTAAAAGTCGGTCGTGGCCGTTCCGTTGATGCGCATCGGCTGGAAGGCTTAAGCTGGCTGTGTGGGAACGCTGAAAAGCTGCCTGTGCCCGATAATTCCATGGATTGTTACACCATTGCCTTTTGCATTCGCAATGTCACGGACATTCCGGCAGCCCTGCGCGATGCCCATCGTATCTTAAAGCCGGGCGGGCGTTTTCTCTGTTTGGAATTTTCACAGGTTGTCATGCCTATACTGGATAAAATTTACGACCTTTATTCCTTCAAGCTGCTGCCCGAAATCGGCGCGGTTGTTGCCAAAGATCGTGATTCGTATCAATATTTGGCTGAAAGTATTCGCAAATTCCCCCCCCAAGAACAGTTTGCCCAAATGATCCGCGAAGCCGGGTTTGAACAAGTGAAATACCGTAACCTGACGGGGGGCATTGCCGCCATTCATTCCGGGTGGAAAATCTGA